TTTGACTCCTAAGGGGCATTACAGCTGCACTAcgcaacataaatatatatacatatatcaataatgtatggggtcagatcagtctcaataattgcaaatgcacgcacaaagattcacaaatgcgacatctgattggctacaggtaGGTCTGTGTGGAAAGAAACACATTTGCGAATCGAGCCACGGCAGGAgagtctcaaaaacccacaaacaaatatGTAGCGATgcgcaaacaaatgcagtgcgatgGACAAACAAACGAATCGTAATTTATTCATGttcattggaatgtatttgtgaatcgttctgcgtaaaacgaatatatatttgtgaatctttgtgtgtctctctgtgtgcatttgcaattattgagactgatccgaCCCCATAATAATGGATCATAGGACGATGTGTAAATGTGAAAAGTGAAGTGAAtcagaaaataaaatacaagcCTTGAGAAAAAGGAGAATGAGTTCAAAGGGAGCGACAGAAGAAGGCTCCCCGTTTTTAGGACGAACACACATGCAATGGGCCTGTgcagaggagacagacaggaagttcaGAAGTTTTAAGTAGAACATTCTATAAATGCGTCCCTTTCTCTCACCACTGGACGCCGACGGGTCCGACGGCCCGGTGCTCTCTCGGCCGGCTCTCGGGTGCCTCAGCGGACACCCGGCCCCGTTGCGACAGCTTCCTCTCAGGGCGTACATGCACATGTGCAGGTAGGAGCACCTCTCAGCGTTCTTGCAGCccttgttgttgtaatacttgCAGGGCCCTTTCCCATAAAGCTGATCGATAAAGTAGACAGAATGTGTAGTTATGTTGTCTGTTGTATCCTGATGGCTGTAAACTCTCATCAGCAGCTGAGATTGTGTAAAGAGCCGGTGTATGAAGTGGATTTACTGATCCTTTCTTATGGCTTTATATGTTATTATGATATAGACGCTGACATCAACAAACCTGAACATCTGTTTCTTCATCCGAGTCTTGGTCACTGGTCGAATTATCGATGACGTCAGATCCACTTCCAGAAAGGTTTTCCTCATCGGACTCTGgaaaccaaaaataaataacacatatgAAATGTTGACACGTAAACACGTATTCCTATTCCTGGCATGGTGGACAATACTGGCTATTCAGTACATCCCTGGAGTCAGCACAGAGCTGTTGTCCTATTTTCTATTtaataaatatcaaatattaaaatatttgagTAATCTTTAAAAGCGGGATGCTATCTGATGAACTACTTTCAGCTGTGATGACATGTTGCAAGCCTAATAAATGGTGACCAAATAATGAAAGttcactttaaaaacaaattcaaaaataCCATGTGATATTTTTTGAGACACTATTTAGAAGACAGTCTATGTATtacctatataaataaacatggaaATTATGAGCTAgcaagtcgaaattatgagaaaGCAAGTGCGCATGCGCTTTAGTGGCGctggctctttttttttttttttacctatcTCTACATATCATATTTATGAATTACTATCTCTTAATTtggactttctatctcataataatcgCTTTCTATCCCATGATTTTGACTTTCAATTTACCACGAGGatatcttttttacattttcatcttatttttgtattttactgaCAGAAATGGGCTCCcataaatattgttaaataaatattgtcTGCTGGATAATTAAATCTCAGACTGTGCGTTATACGGCTATACACGTTGGAAAAGAATCGATAATACGAGTAAAGATTAATAAGAGTAGCTTTATTTTAACGCAGTCTAAATTCTCGTAAGACATGACTTTACTATGGAGAGTTGCGCCATACAAGAAACTGAAACAATATCAACGTCTATGATCGATCACTTTCTGCTACCTCTGCTTATTTGAATCATAGCTCACACTTCTTTCAATCGTATTTCCCCATATGTGGTGTATTGCATAATCATTTTAGGATactgtaatataaatatacaatacaggTACAATCATACAGCGACCACAcacggtcattttttatttacgaGGGCATACAAGTGGTCACACATGAGGTCAAAACTCAAGGCACAGAAtcaccagaacacacagaagAGTTGTTAAAGGCTACTTACGTTGGGCAGTCGCCATTCTGAGGCACACTTTATTATACTTTCGATTTCGTTTTCCCTATTTTTATACAGCTGCTGACTGACACGCCCATAAGTTGTTTGTCAGGAACTTATTCCTGCTTTATTCTCGCTCTATGTTGGAGCAACAAAGAAGGGACCTTTTAAAAgggaaataatgttttttattgtaattttagttaaTTGTATTGTATAgcttttaggatgttttaaaaTTGTTATGTTTCTTTGAGTATCTTGAAAAGCGCCatacaaattaaatgcattattattatgattattattatgatttatatgattattattattgttattattattatcatcatatcATAGAGGCACCAGTAATGACAGATATTAGATGATGAATAAAAGAACCTTATTAAGATAAACAGATagataataaacataaatacaatGTTCTGGATGTtacaataaatatagatatgcATGCAAATGTATGCAACTAGGCAGAAACACACTACGTCTATTTAAAGTGCAGTGTTGTTGTACAATATGGTATCCACAGGTTTGCAAATAGCATACCATATTAACACAATAGGATTAAGTGGAGTGCATCACGTGCTCGGATATATAGGTGATCCTTTTTGCATCCATATGTatcaatacataaataaactaaTTAAATAGTCAATTGTATGAACGACGATTTCATATAAACTGAGTGGAGCACACTAAAGTGCAAAGCCTCCGCAGCACCACTAGATGGCGATAGTGAGCTGATTATGCCATTGGCGCCTCCCAATGTACAGGTCACGGGGAAGCACTCTGTTTAAAAACAAGCGAAGAAGAAGATAGGGTCCCTCTGAAGGAGGAACGATTAGTCTCTTTCTCACGAAGGGCACTTGATAAAAAGGCCAAAACGAAGAACGGAGAATAGGGAAACATGGAAATCAACGATCACGCCTACACGAGCACCACTTTTAATACGTTCAGCCCCGCGGAGTTCTCATATAAAAGTAAGTAGGCTACAGGCAGCGAGGGATACAACGTTTAATCAAGCTAGCTAACGTACTTTGATTTAGCCTGGGCACCTAGCAAGTGTGCTCCACGGTGGAAGTCCCCAATAAGCACGCCTTCATGCAACGATTAAAAGTAAATACAGCTAGCAAACGCGCATTTCCCCCGTTTACCTTCAGTGGTGACGTAACGCTGGGTGTGATGTGTTGTGTGCGATTGGGTAACTAAACGAGCACGCGCAAACCAAGAGACGACACAACTGTTGATTGGTATCACCTGTTGTTAAGTACACCTACAAAATGTTGAGCAGGTTATAGTATACGATTGTGCTCATTAGCCAACTGGTATAAAAAGAGGAGTGTGGAGTGTTCTTCACTCTTATTTTGTTAAAAATATTTCCATATGGGGAATTCCATACATTTGAAGCAATAAAATGCACACAGCATAATAACAAGTGgacttgttttcctttttaatcatttttttcAGCAGCCCATTTACTCATTTCTAACtcattccttttctctcctctcccctcagtGAGTGCAAAAGAAGTCGAAGACTTTGTGAAGCTGAGGGTTTCAAATACTTATCTCTTCTCAGGGAGGAGAAACACTTCCATGTGGGCATGGAGGTATGACAGCAAGTTTAAGCTCTGAGAGACGTTACTGTGAACAATTCATAAAAAGCTCTTtcgtatatgtatatgtagatatatgtataatatgtttATGCATAGATAGAACGTTGTCATCGTGGGATATTCTGCATTAAGGTTAGTCTTTGTGCTCATGGGTATGCAGCTTAAATCAGAGAATGCAAAGAAGTAGTTGAAAAACTGTCATAAtactgtctatatatatatcaactaaTGGTTTCAGCCCGGATGTTCTTGTGTGCTTTTAAGATGGTTGTATTTTCAGAGCCATCCTGAAACAAATGGGCTTGCAGCACAAGATGACCCATTGTCAAGCATCCAAAAAATGGGAAAACATGAAGAAGAGATACAAGgtacagttaaaaaaacaaaccaaaacataAAGGAAACCCCTTCGATTTATTTAGTATTTGGACAATTCATAGccatctctcttcttcctcagggGCTGAAGAACCCGTCAGACGGAATGAAAGTGTTCCCTGACGCGTGGCCTTATTTCAACCTGATGGACGATGCCATGGAGGGTCGGCTGGAAGGCAACGCCCCCATCCTCAAGGCCTTCCCCACCAACGGCGATTTTCTACCCATCTCCAAACACAAGAAGAGGAAGGTATCCATGGCGACTCACTCCCCTCCGCTTTTGTTAGCAGGCGGACCGGAGATCGAGGTTCTCCTGAACGGAGATGAGGACGAGGAAGTGGCGGAGGAGGCAAACCGGGAAATAGATCGCGCCATGCAAGAAATGGAGCATGGGAGGGACATGTTGGACGGCGAAAAACaggtgatggagagggagaagcaGGTGGTCGAGAGAGAGCGGCAGGTGCTGCAGAGGGAAAGAGCGTCGCTGGACAGGGATGTCGCCGCTCTGGACCGAGACAGAGCCTcgctggagagggagagggcgacgatggagagggagaagacggtgatggagagggagagggcgcTGGTGGAGAAGGACAGAGATGTCGTGAGCAGGGACCGGCTGGCTCTGGAGCGAGAGAAAGCCCAGCCGGACAGACTTGCCACGACCAGTGAACGGACTGAGGAGGTCACGGAGGACGGCGGCGGTGAAAAAGACTCGGTCGTCACGGACAGGAAGGAGCAGTTCCTCAACTTGTTTGAGAAACTCATTGAAAACTTTTGATTTCCTGGGGTTTGTTGGGCACGCGACGTCACCCGAAGGAACTTATTTTGTCATTTGTCCACCTTGGCTGCATCGATCCAAAATGCACAGATTACAAGGCGTCAATGAAAACTTTGAGCCACTCCGAGTTTGGAGAGGTCTTAACAATTTTATTCACTTGTGGTTATTCCATACAAGAGCACACAATAGCAAGATATTATCATTATTCTTAAAGCCATCCACAATCAAAATCAACAGCACCCCCCACCCCGCTCCTAAATCAAACAAGTCTTTTTTTGATGGACTCTAGACATCAGAGTCTTTGGTTTCGGCTACTGTGCACGGTTAAAACATCACTTTTTGAAATGTAGTATACCAAATATTGCagttcatgtaaaaaaaatatttttttcagaatatttatttttatattacagTGCAGACTTTACAACAAATTACTGTGTTTAAATGCTTCTTTTATTGCATTAGATAATCAATTTATCGTCCATTGAGCTCCAGCTTCCATGAGTTTATGCTTGTATACATTTCCAAAAGTGTTACGATTtatcattaatattaatatcttttattttgtacattgaAACAATATTACtggttgtatttaaaaaaaaattgccagACATGAACAGACAccaaacagacacatacatgGCATTTGAGGATTTATATAATAAACTGATTTCTCCGAATGCCACCAATTGTTTTCTCTTAATCAAGTTGCGGAACAGTTTGGCTTTTGAGAAGGTTGTTGtcgtgtgtgttagtgtttgtatgtgtgtgcatgcgttttGATAGGTGAAGGAAGACCAGAGTGGCGGTTTTAGTgtgcatcaacaacaacaagaaatagAGCAGTGTATCACCAGAATCTGACTCTTTaacttgtgtgtttgtggatgttTATACATTTCCACACAGCTTTACTGATCCATCGAGTAGAAGTCAGCAGCACGCATGGCACTTTGTAATTGTAGCTTATTGATTGTTTGAGGAGTGATAGACGGTCTGCGTGTGTCAATATGTACAaggatgtgtgcgtgtggtacTCGTGGGAGTCGGTGTGTCTGGTTAAATTAGATCCCCGATGGGTATACGGGGCAGGCAGACGTAAGCCTGCGGGGTCCTGCTGAGGTTGATGGGGTTGCCGTCCAGACGGATGTCCTCCAGTGCGTTCCTGATGTAGTTGAAGTCTTTCAGGTTGCAGAACGTGTCCCCGTGCATCATTTGAATATTGTTACGCTGCaaaagaagatggaggaggacacTTAAAGAGATATCATGTGAAAGCGTATAAGACTGGCTTGCTAATGGATTATTATAGATTGTAATGTGGGCAGGAGGGGGCATTGGCAATTTGTGGTAAGAATTCAGATCACAAATAAAAGTCTCATTCATATCTTTCCCCTCCATTTCCAGGACCAGAGCCACTCAGTGAGGtatc
This is a stretch of genomic DNA from Pseudoliparis swirei isolate HS2019 ecotype Mariana Trench chromosome 10, NWPU_hadal_v1, whole genome shotgun sequence. It encodes these proteins:
- the si:dkeyp-38g8.5 gene encoding calcium-binding and coiled-coil domain-containing protein 2 isoform X2, yielding MGLQHKMTHCQASKKWENMKKRYKGLKNPSDGMKVFPDAWPYFNLMDDAMEGRLEGNAPILKAFPTNGDFLPISKHKKRKVSMATHSPPLLLAGGPEIEVLLNGDEDEEVAEEANREIDRAMQEMEHGRDMLDGEKQVMEREKQVVERERQVLQRERASLDRDVAALDRDRASLERERATMEREKTVMERERALVEKDRDVVSRDRLALEREKAQPDRLATTSERTEEVTEDGGGEKDSVVTDRKEQFLNLFEKLIENF
- the si:dkeyp-38g8.5 gene encoding uncharacterized protein si:dkeyp-38g8.5 isoform X1 encodes the protein MEINDHAYTSTTFNTFSPAEFSYKMSAKEVEDFVKLRVSNTYLFSGRRNTSMWAWRAILKQMGLQHKMTHCQASKKWENMKKRYKGLKNPSDGMKVFPDAWPYFNLMDDAMEGRLEGNAPILKAFPTNGDFLPISKHKKRKVSMATHSPPLLLAGGPEIEVLLNGDEDEEVAEEANREIDRAMQEMEHGRDMLDGEKQVMEREKQVVERERQVLQRERASLDRDVAALDRDRASLERERATMEREKTVMERERALVEKDRDVVSRDRLALEREKAQPDRLATTSERTEEVTEDGGGEKDSVVTDRKEQFLNLFEKLIENF